The Osmerus eperlanus chromosome 7, fOsmEpe2.1, whole genome shotgun sequence genome includes a region encoding these proteins:
- the LOC134023375 gene encoding 1-phosphatidylinositol phosphodiesterase-like, which produces MKTTAKSVLYHFYALLLFMAFSHGKDLFNDNGNLQLPDSYNIGWMGAIEDDTFVSNITIPGTHDTMALYGGPLAECQAWNLNDQLRAGIRYLDLRIFALENKLYVMHGVVYQHTSFIDVFDTIRAFLSEFPSEMVLVRVKPDLFDKDNVEKMVEKMVSNDKDVWVRSVMPTMGMARGKIVFVQKSSFKLGVPLLETDTKGDYEVTHIADKENTIDKCLTQAAEDTGRDKIVLSYSSGTGVGTFWGMFLTPKKVSEKIDPWLDQYLRRFFNDHPGSCLGVIAMDFPGIDLIQEVIKFNK; this is translated from the exons ATGAAGACCACTGCAAAAAGTGTGCTTTATCATTTCTATGCATTGCTACTTTTCAT GGCTTTTAGCCATGGAAAGGATCTCTTCAACGATAATGGAAATTTACAACTCCCAGACTCCTACAACATAGGCTGGATGGGGGCCATTGAGGATGATACATTCGTATCCAACATCACCATCCCTGGTACCCATGACACCATGGCTCTCTACGGTGGTCCGTTGGCTGAGTGTCAGGCATGGAATCTGAATGACCAGCTGAGAGCCGGCATACGCTACTTGGACCTCCGCATTTTTGCACTAGAAAACAAGCTCTATGTTATGCATGGCGTTGTCTACCAGCACACTTCTTTCATTGATGTTTTTGACACAATCAGAGCATTTCTGTCAGAGTTCCCCAGTGAGATGGTTCTCGTTAGAGTGAAGCCTGATTTGTTTGATAAAGACAACGTTGAGAAGATGGTAGAAAAAATGGTTAGTAATGACAAAGATGTTTGGGTGAGGTCTGTAATGCCAACCATGGGTATGGCTCGAGGAAAGATAGTCTTTGTGCAGAAGTCCAGCTTTAAACTGGGTGTTCCTCTCCTGGAAACTGACACAAAGGGTGATTATGAAGTCACTCATATTGCAGACAAAGAAAATACAATTGATAAGTGTTTGACCCAAGCAGCTGAAGACACTGGACGGGATAAGATTGTTCTCAGCTACTCCAGTGGCACTGGTGTTGGTACATTCTGGGGCATGTTTCTAACTCCCAAAAAGGTGTCTGAAAAGATCGACCCCTGGTTGGATCAGTACCTGAGGAGGTTCTTTAACGACCACCCAGGGTCATGTTTAGGTGTTATTGCAATGGACTTCCCTGGTATAGACCTCATTCAAGAAGTCATAAAGTTTAATAAGTGA
- the tmem176l.4 gene encoding transmembrane protein 176l.4, with the protein MSVTMTKGEGVTVFTLASNPKSDWPMVFQIFGTLCCSPICALSQRLRKLQGSSLSALGAIQILVGILNLGLGPILLNSTEGLLLYKRVPYWLGGVFIAVGLMCVLAEKFPSPCLVGINVMINLGGAALAITGIVLYAIDLGSGKLNWMCDFGNDYWYSTARPSTETKDQYLERCLDAKHIAVVLTNSLEIVMIVLAVLQLCVTISSAVLGMKALHKNRKEQHKSQTEDPEKYSPLLEDVTA; encoded by the exons ATGTCAGTGACCATGACCAAAGGTGAGGGGGTGACCGTGTTCACTTTGGCCTCTAACCCCAAAAGCGATTGGCCAATGGTGTTCCAGATATTCGGGACCCTGTGCTGCAGTCCAATATGCGCATTGTCTCAAAGACTGAGAAAGCTCCAAGGCAGTTCTCTGTCAGCTCTGGGG GCTATACAAATCCTGGTAGGGATTCTCAACCTAGGCCTTGGACCAATCCTTTTAAACTCAACTGAGGGGCTACTGTTGTATAAGAGAGTTCCTTATTGGCTTGGCGGTGTG TTCATTGCAGTTGGCCTAATGTGTGTTCTAGCTGAAAAGTTTCCGAGTCCATGTTTG GTGGGCATCAATGTGATGATAAATCTGGGTGGTGCTGCACTTGCTATTACTGGCATTGTGTTGTACGCCATAGACCTGGGATCTGGTAAACTGAACTGGATGTGCGACTTTGGCAATGACTACTGGTATAGCACCGCGCGTCCATCCACTGAGACAAAAGATCAATACTTGGAGAGATGCTTGGATGCCAAACATATTGCAGTG GTGCTTACGAATTCCTTGGAAATCGTGATGATCGTCCTTGCTGTCCTTCAGTTATGTGTCACCATCAGCTCTGCAGTGCTGGGTATGAAGGCCTTGCACAAAAACAGAAAGGAGCAGCACAAG AGCCAGACCGAAGACCCAGAGAAATACAGTCCACTGCTGGAGGATGTGACTGCCTAA